The DNA region CAGAGCAGATGTCAACGAACTTCTGGAGGAACTGCCTCCTCTTGCTTCTTTCTTGAGTCATGTAGTTCTCTTTCTGCTCTTCATTCACTTGGCCTATTGGAATCATTCCCACTGTGTTGTTTCATCACAAAATAAGCATTCATCATCAAATTTGCAGTCTTTATAGAGTACGATAAAGTAAATTAGATCAAAATTCAAATAATTCTCTTCAAGAAGGTAAAAGGACCAAGAATATCTACTATACGAAGTATTTTATGTTTATCTTCCGTTATATTTTGGGGGGCATTCATACCCTTATCTTTAGCAAATTGTCTCATATTTACCCTTTTACTCAGACAACGCTCTAATCTGAAGTAAAAAGAAAGGGATAGTTTTAAACCGTAGTCAAGCTTAGAGAGAGGTAGATTCAGACTTCTCTCCCGAAGTATATATTAACACGTGGAATTCACTCAGTTCTCGTGGGAGCTGGGGCTCTGTCACAGTCAAGAACAACTACGAGACTATTTGCTAAACAACAAGGGTACAAATGATCCCAAATTATAACATAAGGTAAAATTGAAACATTTCGCATGGTAGATGGATACATTTGTGttaggattttcttgaaaagataCAAGCAGCAAGATTGAAAACAAGGATAAAAAtccgttttttttctttttcttatgcatatttttttttttttgtgtgtgagtgagagagagagagagaacttaCAAGGAGTAGGGATGAAATTGGTTTGAGGAAAGATATGAATGAGGAAAACAATAGTAGAAGAGGGATTAATCACAGCATGATTAAGAGTCCAAAACAAAGCATCCTTGCTTGATTCCTCCTGACTAACATTCTTGTTacaaacaacaacataaacaacatcattttccCCATGATTGTGAAAGTCAAAGGAAAACAAACTGCCTTCCACTTCACCTCCTTGATTATCAATTTCAAACAAATCACTTGTAGAATGATAAAAGTTCTCCTCTTCTTCTACTTCTTCAATCTCATTGACCAAACTGTTGTCATTGATGATTTCTTTCATTGTTTTTCTCCTTGCAAATTAATGAAATCAAGATGATAATCAACCTTAATGTTATAAAGGGGATGATGACTCACTTTGTATTGTCTTTTTCTTGTTTGCTTCCAAAAGATTCAcctgtttgaaaaaacttagacGGAGAAGTGTAGGAAAAGGTTGTTACCAAGCGAGACATTTTTATATAGAAGATTTAAACTAATGATGTAAGCAAGCAACTGAAAAATAAACAATTCTTTTGGAATTATATGTCTCCTAAAATATTCAAAGGCGGATTCAAGAATTGAACTTTATGAGTCCGGAATGTCATTGTATCTGTTTACCATTTGAGTCATTGTGTTCGGAATTCAATTATTACATATTAAGTACGTAGGTTTTTGTTAATACATATATAAGGTCTGAGCCAAAGCTATTGGGTTCAGCTGAACCCGCAGATTATATTGTACATCCCCGCCGGAAGATATTCTACTGCATTAGAACCCCTTTTGCTATCATGGGCAGACCTAGGAGGCCGAAGGGGGTTTATTAGAACCCCTTTTGCCGAAAAATTACATGCACATAAaaagttaaataattttttatgtacatatgttagatgacgcagttacagcttaccgaggacatgaccttagataagagggtttggaggacccagattagggtagaaggttagtagataGTCACGTTATCCTGTCTtgttagtagtcgcattatcgcagtataatttcttgtgctatgatttctgctattatctgttattttttgtgctttgattatcctatgatatctgtgtcgcttgcgttatttcatttccatatcgctatgaatctcttagccttatctgacctctttttatgcttttttattgagccgagggtctttcggaaacagccgttctaccttggtaggagtaaggtctgcgtacactctaccctccccagaccccacgttgtgggatttcactgggttgttgttgttgttgttgttgttagatgTTGAATTTTCTTGGTTTCTTTGCATATTTACTTTTGTTATATTTCGAATCCTTTGGTAGTAATCCTGCTTCCGCCATTGAATGTGATGTCACTACTTATCATGTAAATGCACTTTGTTAATACTTCCTCTATTTCAACTTATGTGTCTTATTTTTCCTTTAAGACTATTTTAAAAAGAGCGTCAcaattatatatttatttatttgtttttttttaattttattatttttttaacctTAAAGAGACGAATGTAatattaaattaagaaaatatttcataaatAGATCTGTCTAATTAATATGTACCATGTTATTTTTCGACAAAGTGTATTCAACTGAACCCTCTTAGCAGTACGTGGGACCACCCCCTGGTTGGTAAGCATAAAAAAATGTGCATAATTGGTAATGAAAAGACAACATTTGTTTGTTCATTCATTTTAATAAATCAAAGGGAAGAAATGAATATGGATGATGTTATGCACAAAAGGTTTTTTAATGTCGGGACGTTATTCTAATTTCTTATAAAGACCTTTGAAAGAATATGCGAGTATACGTACCAGCATCTCGGCTATTTCAAGCAATGAAATTTTCCAAAGTCAATGCATTTTGCTTACGATATTGTTCCTCTTGATTAATAAATTATTACTATAATAAGTGCTATTAGTTGAAACTTAGTATG from Lycium barbarum isolate Lr01 chromosome 10, ASM1917538v2, whole genome shotgun sequence includes:
- the LOC132613437 gene encoding U-box domain-containing protein 36-like produces the protein MKEIINDNSLVNEIEEVEEEENFYHSTSDLFEIDNQGGEVEGSLFSFDFHNHGENDVVYVVVCNKNVSQEESSKDALFWTLNHAVINPSSTIVFLIHIFPQTNFIPTPLGMIPIGQVNEEQKENYMTQERSKRRQFLQKFVDICSASKVKVDTILIESDMEAKAILNLTPICNIRKLILGTSKANLKKMRSKRGNGTMDEILQNAPEFCEVKIICEGKEVVELQMFESPSLRYSGGSPKSTEGQMKNLSQEVQNESIGCGGCFGVKVMS